A part of Halobacillus shinanisalinarum genomic DNA contains:
- the fliW gene encoding flagellar assembly protein FliW, giving the protein MKIETKYFGIVEVEENEKIRFEQGLPGFEGYRSFVLLPVDETGVYYALQSCEEPSVSLIVVSPYLFYKAYEFELGEQMQLDLGIGKPDDVVVYSVVTLREPFKESTINLQAPIIVNVNNGKAKQLILVDEVYQTRHSLGHEEGGEQHARP; this is encoded by the coding sequence ATGAAGATTGAAACGAAATATTTTGGTATTGTTGAGGTAGAGGAGAACGAAAAGATTCGTTTTGAACAAGGATTGCCGGGATTTGAGGGCTATCGTTCATTTGTGCTGTTGCCTGTTGATGAAACTGGGGTCTACTATGCTCTGCAGTCTTGTGAGGAGCCGAGTGTTTCCTTGATTGTTGTGAGCCCTTACTTATTTTATAAAGCGTATGAATTTGAATTGGGCGAACAAATGCAACTTGATTTAGGGATTGGAAAGCCAGATGATGTGGTGGTTTATAGTGTTGTAACTTTGAGGGAGCCATTTAAAGAATCTACCATCAACCTGCAGGCTCCTATTATTGTTAACGTGAATAATGGAAAAGCAAAGCAGTTGATTCTAGTGGATGAAGTCTATCAAACTAGACATTCTCTTGGTCACGAAGAAGGCGGTGAACAGCATGCTCGTCCTTAA
- the csrA gene encoding carbon storage regulator CsrA, with the protein MLVLNRKAGESIRIGDDIELKVVSVEGGQVKLGIDAPKHVEIHRQEVYAAIQSENTEAATFSENLLDLLKSSKND; encoded by the coding sequence ATGCTCGTCCTTAATCGCAAGGCTGGGGAGTCGATTCGCATTGGTGACGATATTGAGTTGAAAGTTGTTTCCGTTGAAGGCGGGCAAGTGAAGCTGGGTATTGATGCACCGAAGCATGTGGAGATACATAGGCAGGAAGTTTATGCTGCGATTCAGAGTGAAAATACGGAAGCGGCTACGTTCTCTGAGAATTTGTTGGATCTGTTAAAAAGTTCAAAAAATGATTAA
- a CDS encoding DUF6470 family protein, with protein MSISKVQIHTTEARIGINVQTGKQTIRQHKVEQSIQQPKADMTIRQRPGKLTIDQTKAWHNLDLKNVLVRTEELVGEARQIWLEGIARVSREGDELMRIEDGGNPIAAHAKQNAGFEFTMQPGGRPVYDLVDFNYVPGEAEISVDPQDPIIKAQPREPEISYQSGNVDIYMKQYGDIQIDWKV; from the coding sequence ATGTCCATATCTAAGGTTCAAATTCACACAACAGAGGCTAGAATTGGAATAAATGTTCAAACAGGAAAACAAACGATTCGTCAGCATAAAGTCGAACAGTCGATCCAGCAGCCGAAAGCGGACATGACCATTCGCCAACGTCCAGGGAAACTAACGATTGATCAAACGAAGGCCTGGCATAACCTAGATTTGAAAAATGTGCTTGTACGGACGGAAGAGTTAGTTGGGGAAGCAAGACAGATTTGGTTAGAGGGCATTGCCCGTGTTTCTCGTGAAGGGGATGAATTGATGCGGATCGAGGACGGTGGTAATCCAATTGCGGCTCATGCGAAGCAGAATGCCGGGTTTGAATTTACGATGCAGCCTGGGGGGCGGCCAGTTTATGATTTAGTTGATTTTAACTATGTGCCAGGTGAAGCTGAGATTTCCGTTGACCCTCAAGATCCCATTATTAAGGCGCAACCCCGGGAACCTGAAATTTCTTATCAGTCGGGAAATGTTGATATTTATATGAAACAATACGGTGACATTCAAATTGATTGGAAAGTGTAA